CTCTCCAAAGAGATTCTCGATATCCTCTAATGTGATGTAGGTGTCTTCTACCGTGTCATGCAGAAGAGCAGCGACTACACTGGTAGTGTCGAGCCCCATCTCGGCACTGACGATCCGAGCTACCTCAATGGGGTGGTAGATGTAGGGTTCTCCCGTTTTCCTGCGGTCCTCGCGGTGGGCTTCCACGGCCACATCGAAGGCTTTCCGTATCCGCTTGCGCTCCGAATCCTTGTTGATGCGCTTGTGCGAACGGAGAAGTGCGCGATACCGCTTGGTGATCTCGCGTTTCTCGGCTTCTTCGTCTATGACATAGGCTTCACCCATCTACATCCCATTTCATTTGGCCGGAAGGACCTCGGTCTCTACTGACCCGAAGCCGATCCGATATCCATCCCTTTGTCCGTGTGCTCTCATGACCACAGTGTCTCCGTCCTGAATGAATTTCCTCTGACTGCCATCGGGCATGTCGATGGGCTTGGTGCCTCGCCAGGAGAGCTCGAGCATGCTTCCATAGCTGGAAGGGTCTGGACCGCTGATCGTGCCGGAGGCCATCATGTCCCCACAACGGATATTGCAACCATTGACGGTGTGGTGGGCCAATTGCTGATTCATGTTCCAATACATGTATCGGTAGTTGGATCGGCTCACGACCTTTTCAGTTCCTGATGCGGTGCGAATGCTGACCTCGAGTGGGAGGTCGAAATTGTTCTTGCCTTCGTATTTCAGGTAGGGCAATACTTCCGGTTCTTGTTCTTCCCCCGCTACTCGGAAGGGCTCGAGTGCATCCAGAGTCACCACCCAGGGTGAGATACTGGAAGCGAAATTCTTGGCCAAGAAAGGGCCTAGAGGCACATAC
This Flavobacteriales bacterium DNA region includes the following protein-coding sequences:
- a CDS encoding bifunctional (p)ppGpp synthetase/guanosine-3',5'-bis(diphosphate) 3'-pyrophosphohydrolase, producing MGEAYVIDEEAEKREITKRYRALLRSHKRINKDSERKRIRKAFDVAVEAHREDRRKTGEPYIYHPIEVARIVSAEMGLDTTSVVAALLHDTVEDTYITLEDIENLFGEKERYLIDGLTKIKGVLENSSSMQAENFRKMILTLSDDVRVILIKLADRLHNMRTLDSMPRNKQLKIANETSYMYAP